A single window of Brevundimonas naejangsanensis DNA harbors:
- a CDS encoding MFS transporter: MDQSNASPPSRGAGLLLIAAIFALALNLRPAMAAVGPLLDLIEATTGMDSTTASLLTTLPVAMIGVGALSIRPLRRRLGERMGILLGAGLIALACLARWPFNSAGGLILSAVVVGVGVALIQALAPVVIKRAFPTRLGTVMAVYTTGIMGGAAVAAATAAGFAEAFGWAVALALWSVPALAAAVVWLIASRTPAAEEPNRLAVAEGTDPEVPFWKQPRAWALVPILGLGTSAYTLVLAWLPPYYVDMGQARATAGFLLSGMTSAEVLAGVLVSLFIARFPDRRGPMLLAVALALIGLAGLVLTPVSLAVPVMLLLGLGIGAVFPLTLILAMDQIDDPVRSGDLLAFVQGGGYIIASLSPLAAGLLRDRLSDLSQAWMLMGLGLLVMAAMTLTFRPGGAKLR; the protein is encoded by the coding sequence ATGGATCAGTCGAACGCCTCGCCGCCGTCGCGCGGCGCGGGCCTGTTGTTGATCGCGGCGATCTTCGCCCTGGCGCTAAACCTGCGTCCGGCGATGGCGGCGGTCGGGCCGCTGCTCGACCTGATCGAGGCGACGACCGGCATGGATTCGACCACGGCCAGCCTGCTGACCACCCTGCCGGTGGCGATGATCGGCGTCGGAGCCCTGTCGATCCGCCCCTTGCGACGCCGTCTGGGCGAGCGGATGGGCATACTGCTCGGCGCCGGTCTCATCGCCCTGGCCTGTCTGGCCCGCTGGCCGTTCAACAGCGCGGGCGGCCTGATCCTGAGCGCCGTGGTGGTCGGCGTCGGCGTGGCCCTCATTCAGGCCCTGGCGCCCGTCGTCATCAAGCGCGCCTTTCCGACGCGGCTCGGTACGGTGATGGCCGTCTATACGACCGGCATCATGGGCGGCGCCGCCGTGGCGGCGGCGACGGCGGCGGGCTTCGCCGAGGCGTTCGGTTGGGCCGTCGCGCTGGCGCTATGGTCGGTTCCGGCCCTTGCCGCGGCCGTCGTCTGGCTCATCGCCTCGCGCACCCCGGCCGCCGAAGAACCGAACCGCCTGGCCGTGGCCGAAGGGACCGATCCCGAGGTTCCGTTCTGGAAACAGCCCCGCGCCTGGGCGCTGGTTCCCATTCTGGGGCTGGGCACCTCGGCCTATACGCTCGTGCTGGCCTGGTTGCCGCCCTACTATGTCGACATGGGGCAGGCGAGGGCGACGGCGGGCTTCCTGCTCAGCGGCATGACCAGCGCCGAGGTGCTGGCGGGCGTGCTGGTGTCGCTGTTCATCGCGCGCTTTCCCGACCGGCGCGGGCCGATGCTGCTGGCCGTGGCCCTGGCCCTGATCGGTCTGGCCGGACTGGTGCTCACGCCGGTCAGTCTGGCGGTCCCGGTCATGCTGCTGCTGGGCCTGGGGATCGGCGCCGTCTTTCCCCTGACCCTGATCCTGGCGATGGACCAGATCGACGACCCTGTGCGCTCCGGAGACCTTCTCGCCTTCGTTCAGGGCGGCGGCTACATCATCGCCAGCCTGTCGCCGCTGGCGGCCGGGCTGCTGCGCGACCGCCTGTCGGACCTCAGTCAGGCGTGGATGCTGATGGGGCTGGGCCTTCTGGTCATGGCCGCGATGACCCTGACCTTCCGCCCCGGCGGCGCCAAGCTGCGTTAG
- the trmFO gene encoding methylenetetrahydrofolate--tRNA-(uracil(54)-C(5))-methyltransferase (FADH(2)-oxidizing) TrmFO, which yields MSNASSTPRPVPAPVHVIGGGLAGSEAAWQIAQAGVPVILHEMRRDEPEQVRTDAHHTTGLAELVCSNSFRSDDWEFNAVGLLHAEMRALDSVIMACGDANQVPAGGALAVDRVAFSDAVTAKLEAHPLVTIVREEIAGIPPEEWANVIVATGPLTSPALAEAILKATGEESLSFFDAIAPIIHTDSINFDVAWRQSRYDKEGPSGDKAAYVNCPMDKAQYEAFIDALLDGPKADFKEWENVPYFDGCLPIEVMAERGRETLRHGPMKPVGLTNQHNPTVKPYAIVQLRQDNALGTLFNMVGFQTKLKYGAQTDVFRIIPGLENAQFARLGGLHRNTFLNSPKLLDKQMRLKALPRLRFAGQVTGVEGYVESASMGLLTGRLAAAQALGRDLAPPPPETAMGALVEHITGGHLEGSKFQPMNINYGLLPPLEAPKVDEEGKRIHPKERGRAKKRLQSIRAIEALKAWRDAAA from the coding sequence ATGTCGAACGCGTCCTCTACTCCCCGCCCCGTCCCCGCGCCTGTGCACGTCATCGGCGGCGGCCTCGCCGGATCCGAAGCAGCCTGGCAGATCGCCCAGGCGGGCGTGCCCGTCATCCTGCACGAAATGCGCCGGGACGAACCGGAACAGGTGCGCACCGACGCCCACCACACGACGGGCCTGGCCGAGTTGGTCTGCTCCAACTCGTTCCGGTCAGACGACTGGGAGTTCAACGCCGTCGGCCTGCTGCACGCCGAGATGCGGGCGCTGGACAGCGTGATCATGGCCTGCGGCGACGCCAATCAGGTGCCGGCGGGCGGCGCGCTGGCGGTCGATCGCGTCGCCTTCTCGGACGCGGTGACGGCAAAGCTGGAAGCGCACCCGCTGGTGACCATCGTGCGCGAGGAGATCGCAGGCATTCCGCCCGAAGAGTGGGCTAATGTGATCGTCGCCACCGGGCCGCTGACCTCGCCCGCCCTGGCCGAGGCGATCCTGAAGGCGACGGGCGAAGAGAGCCTCAGCTTCTTCGACGCCATCGCCCCGATCATCCACACCGACAGCATCAACTTCGACGTGGCCTGGCGTCAGTCGCGCTATGACAAGGAAGGGCCCAGCGGCGACAAGGCGGCCTACGTCAACTGTCCGATGGACAAGGCCCAGTACGAGGCCTTCATCGACGCCCTGCTGGACGGCCCCAAGGCCGACTTCAAGGAATGGGAGAACGTGCCCTATTTCGACGGCTGCCTGCCGATCGAGGTCATGGCCGAGCGCGGGCGCGAGACCCTGCGTCACGGCCCGATGAAGCCGGTCGGCCTGACCAACCAGCACAACCCCACGGTCAAGCCGTACGCCATCGTGCAACTGCGTCAGGACAATGCGCTGGGCACCCTGTTCAACATGGTCGGCTTCCAGACCAAGCTGAAATACGGGGCGCAGACCGACGTCTTCCGCATTATCCCCGGTCTGGAGAACGCCCAGTTCGCGCGTCTGGGCGGCCTGCACCGCAACACCTTCCTGAACAGCCCCAAGCTGCTGGACAAGCAGATGCGGCTGAAGGCTCTGCCGCGCCTGCGCTTCGCCGGTCAGGTGACGGGGGTCGAGGGCTATGTCGAGAGCGCGTCAATGGGCCTGCTGACGGGCCGGTTAGCCGCCGCTCAGGCGCTGGGGCGCGATCTGGCCCCGCCGCCGCCGGAAACGGCCATGGGCGCCCTGGTCGAGCACATCACCGGCGGGCACCTGGAAGGCTCGAAGTTCCAGCCGATGAACATCAACTACGGCCTGCTGCCGCCGCTGGAGGCGCCCAAGGTCGATGAGGAAGGCAAGCGCATCCATCCCAAGGAACGCGGCCGCGCCAAGAAGCGCCTGCAGAGCATTCGCGCCATCGAGGCGCTGAAGGCCTGGCGCGACGCGGCGGCCTAA
- a CDS encoding glycerophosphoryl diester phosphodiesterase membrane domain-containing protein — MSFNATESAFEGFRLARRAPLAILAWAGAYVAFFLVFFAVAGGNLVNIISLAERVEQNPSPSMSDLTMLGQAYGAMMGLALPLSLLFGAVLATAVARSVIRPQDKRFGYLRLGRDELRVLGATLLVAVLMFVVTMGGALIVGLFAGLAAGTGASWLILPAVLAGLALVAVAIWLAVRLSLVVPMTFAEEKIALKESWAMTKGRFWPLLGMAILAGVMSILVGLLGSIVIAPLNLIFGGLNSLIGAETTNVVALLTRFWPALLIWGVVNALLSAAQAAIIYAPFSSAYLGLKGERRA; from the coding sequence ATGAGTTTCAACGCCACAGAGTCCGCCTTCGAAGGCTTCCGCCTAGCGCGGCGGGCGCCGCTCGCCATCCTGGCCTGGGCGGGCGCCTATGTCGCCTTCTTCCTGGTCTTCTTCGCTGTGGCGGGTGGGAACCTCGTCAACATCATCAGCCTGGCCGAACGGGTCGAGCAGAATCCGTCGCCGTCGATGAGCGACCTGACCATGCTGGGTCAGGCCTACGGCGCCATGATGGGGCTGGCCCTGCCGCTGTCGCTGTTGTTCGGCGCCGTGCTCGCTACCGCGGTCGCGCGCTCGGTCATCCGGCCGCAGGACAAGCGTTTCGGCTATCTGCGTCTCGGCCGAGACGAACTGCGCGTTCTGGGCGCGACCCTGTTGGTCGCCGTTCTGATGTTCGTCGTGACGATGGGCGGCGCCTTGATCGTCGGTCTTTTCGCGGGTCTCGCCGCCGGTACAGGCGCGTCCTGGCTGATCCTCCCGGCTGTGCTGGCCGGTCTAGCCCTTGTGGCAGTCGCCATCTGGCTGGCCGTGCGCCTCAGCCTGGTCGTCCCGATGACGTTCGCCGAGGAAAAGATCGCCCTCAAGGAAAGCTGGGCCATGACCAAGGGGCGTTTCTGGCCGCTGCTGGGCATGGCGATCCTAGCGGGCGTCATGTCCATTCTGGTCGGCCTGCTGGGCTCCATCGTGATCGCGCCGCTGAACCTGATTTTCGGCGGCCTGAACAGCCTGATCGGCGCCGAGACGACCAATGTCGTGGCGCTTCTGACGCGCTTCTGGCCGGCCCTGCTGATCTGGGGCGTGGTCAACGCCCTTCTGTCGGCGGCGCAGGCGGCGATCATCTACGCTCCGTTCTCGTCGGCCTATCTCGGCCTGAAGGGCGAGCGGCGCGCCTGA
- the uvrA gene encoding excinuclease ABC subunit UvrA, producing MTEKHNFIRVRGAREHNLKGVDLDIPREQLVVMTGLSGSGKSSLAFDTIYAEGQRRYVESLSAYARQFLELMGKPDVDLIEGLSPAISIEQKTTSKNPRSTVGTVTEIHDYMRLLWARVGVPYSPATGLPIESQTVSQMVDKLTALPDGERILLLAPVVRGRKGEYKKEMAEWQRQGFQRLKIDGEFYAIEDAPALDKKFKHDIDIVVDRIVTKEGLEPRYADSIQTALALADGIATAEWAKAPEGEEPRRIVFSEKFACPVSGFTISEIEPRLFSFNNPFGACPACDGLGVKLAFDADLVIPDRDKTLHKGAVAPWARGPSPLYTQTLQSLALHYGFSMDKAWRDLPEKAQAVILRGSGGDKIKFVYDDNARKYEVSKPFEGVLPNLERRWRETDSAWVREELGRYQSETPCEVCGGKRLKPEALAVKVGGEDIADISNLSISKAFLWFSTLEEALTDKQVEIARRILKEITDRLRFLNNVGLDYLNLSRSSGTLSGGESQRIRLASQIGSGLTGVLYVLDEPSIGLHQRDNTRLLDSLKGLRDLGNSVLVVEHDEEAILTADYVIDMGPAAGVHGGTVCAEGTPAEVMANPNSLTGQYLTGAREIELPPEGRRPIDRKRMLKVSGATGNNLKNVTGEIPVGVFTCVTGVSGGGKSTFTIETLYKAAARRLNNASDAPAPFDRIEGLEHFDKVIDIDQSPIGRTPRSNPATYTGAFGPIRDWYAGLPESKARGYGPGRFSFNVKGGRCEACQGDGVIKIEMHFLPDVYVTCDVCKGKRYNRETLEIVFKGKSISDVLDMTVEEAARFFTAVPSIRDKMLTLERVGLGYVKVGQPATTLSGGEAQRVKLSKELSKRATGKTLYILDEPTTGLHFEDTRKLLEVLQELVENGNTIVVIEHNLDVIKVADHLLDFGPEGGDGGGEIVAVGTPERVAENPASWTGRYLKEVLDRHEERRKGRVAALTAEPAPARRAKARKSA from the coding sequence ATGACCGAAAAGCATAACTTCATTCGCGTTCGCGGCGCCCGCGAGCACAATCTCAAAGGCGTCGATCTCGACATTCCGCGCGAGCAGCTGGTGGTCATGACCGGCCTGTCGGGGTCGGGCAAATCCTCGCTGGCGTTCGACACCATCTACGCCGAGGGACAGCGCCGCTATGTCGAAAGCCTGTCGGCCTATGCGCGCCAGTTCCTGGAGCTGATGGGCAAGCCGGACGTGGACCTGATCGAGGGCCTGTCCCCGGCGATCTCGATCGAACAGAAGACGACGTCGAAGAACCCGCGCTCGACCGTCGGCACCGTCACCGAAATCCACGACTACATGCGTCTGCTGTGGGCGCGCGTGGGCGTGCCCTATTCGCCGGCCACGGGCCTGCCGATTGAGAGCCAGACCGTCAGCCAGATGGTGGACAAGCTGACCGCCCTGCCCGACGGCGAGCGCATCCTGCTGCTGGCCCCGGTCGTGCGCGGCCGCAAGGGCGAGTACAAGAAGGAGATGGCCGAGTGGCAGCGTCAGGGCTTCCAGCGGCTGAAGATCGACGGCGAGTTCTACGCCATCGAGGACGCCCCCGCGCTCGACAAGAAGTTCAAGCATGACATCGATATTGTCGTCGATCGTATTGTAACCAAAGAGGGTCTTGAGCCGCGCTATGCCGACAGCATCCAGACGGCTCTGGCTCTGGCCGACGGCATCGCCACCGCCGAATGGGCCAAGGCGCCCGAGGGCGAAGAGCCGCGCCGGATCGTCTTTTCCGAGAAGTTCGCCTGCCCTGTTTCGGGCTTCACCATCAGCGAGATCGAGCCGCGGCTGTTCTCGTTCAACAACCCCTTCGGCGCCTGCCCCGCCTGTGATGGTCTGGGCGTCAAGCTGGCCTTCGACGCGGATCTGGTGATCCCGGACCGCGACAAGACCCTGCACAAGGGGGCGGTGGCGCCGTGGGCGCGCGGTCCCTCGCCGCTCTATACGCAGACGCTGCAGTCGCTGGCCCTGCACTACGGCTTCTCGATGGACAAGGCGTGGCGCGACCTACCGGAGAAGGCGCAGGCCGTCATCCTGCGCGGCTCGGGCGGCGACAAGATCAAGTTCGTCTATGACGACAACGCCCGCAAATACGAGGTTTCCAAGCCGTTCGAGGGCGTGCTGCCAAACCTGGAGCGGCGCTGGCGCGAGACCGACAGCGCCTGGGTGCGCGAGGAACTGGGCCGCTATCAGTCCGAAACCCCATGCGAGGTGTGCGGCGGCAAGCGCCTGAAGCCCGAGGCCCTGGCGGTCAAGGTCGGCGGCGAGGACATCGCCGACATCTCCAACCTGTCGATCTCCAAGGCCTTCCTGTGGTTCTCCACCCTGGAAGAGGCGCTGACCGACAAGCAGGTCGAGATCGCTCGGCGTATCCTGAAGGAGATCACCGACCGGCTGCGCTTCCTGAACAATGTCGGGCTCGACTATCTCAACCTGTCGCGCTCGTCCGGCACCCTGTCGGGCGGCGAGAGCCAGCGCATCCGCCTGGCGTCGCAGATCGGGTCGGGCCTGACCGGCGTCCTCTATGTGCTGGACGAGCCGTCCATCGGCCTGCACCAGCGCGACAACACCCGCCTGCTGGACAGCCTGAAGGGGCTGCGCGACCTCGGCAACTCGGTGCTGGTGGTCGAGCATGACGAAGAGGCGATCCTGACGGCCGACTACGTCATCGACATGGGTCCGGCCGCCGGCGTCCACGGCGGCACGGTCTGCGCCGAGGGCACGCCTGCGGAAGTCATGGCCAATCCAAACTCCCTGACCGGCCAATACCTGACCGGGGCGCGCGAGATCGAACTGCCGCCAGAGGGACGCCGCCCCATCGACCGCAAGCGGATGCTGAAAGTCTCGGGCGCCACAGGCAACAACCTGAAGAACGTCACGGGCGAGATCCCGGTCGGCGTCTTCACCTGCGTCACCGGCGTGTCGGGCGGCGGCAAGTCGACCTTCACCATCGAGACCTTGTACAAGGCCGCCGCGCGGCGTCTGAACAATGCGTCCGACGCCCCCGCCCCCTTCGACCGGATCGAGGGGCTGGAGCATTTCGACAAGGTCATCGACATCGACCAGTCGCCGATCGGCCGAACCCCGCGCTCGAACCCGGCCACCTACACCGGGGCCTTCGGACCGATCCGCGACTGGTATGCGGGCCTGCCGGAATCCAAGGCGCGCGGCTATGGCCCCGGCCGCTTCAGCTTCAACGTCAAGGGCGGCCGCTGCGAGGCCTGTCAGGGCGACGGCGTCATCAAGATCGAGATGCACTTCCTGCCCGACGTCTATGTCACCTGCGACGTCTGCAAAGGCAAACGCTACAACCGCGAGACGCTGGAAATCGTCTTCAAGGGCAAGAGCATATCCGACGTTCTGGACATGACGGTTGAAGAGGCGGCGCGCTTCTTCACCGCCGTGCCGTCGATCCGCGACAAGATGCTGACGCTGGAGCGCGTGGGCCTGGGCTACGTCAAGGTCGGCCAGCCCGCCACCACCCTGTCCGGCGGCGAGGCCCAGCGGGTCAAGCTGTCGAAGGAGCTGTCGAAACGGGCCACCGGCAAGACGCTGTATATCCTCGACGAGCCGACGACCGGCCTGCACTTCGAGGATACGAGGAAGCTGCTGGAGGTGCTGCAGGAGCTGGTCGAGAACGGCAACACCATCGTTGTGATCGAGCACAACCTGGATGTCATCAAGGTCGCCGACCACCTGCTGGACTTCGGCCCCGAGGGCGGCGACGGCGGGGGCGAGATCGTCGCTGTCGGCACGCCGGAACGGGTCGCCGAGAACCCCGCCAGCTGGACCGGCCGCTATCTGAAGGAGGTGCTGGACCGGCACGAGGAGCGCCGCAAGGGCCGTGTCGCCGCCCTGACGGCCGAGCCTGCGCCCGCCAGACGCGCCAAGGCCCGCAAGAGCGCCTGA
- a CDS encoding group III truncated hemoglobin produces the protein MLADMDTPERTLAFRIDRPAPDRAEAAARREAAVARIRAETGIDEAMIDALVEGFYAKVREDDFIGPIFAERIDDWGPHLAQMKLFWSSVALSTGVYQGRPMPKHLPLPIDARHFDHWLKLFEATAHELCPPVAAEHFVVRARRIAESLELGVANANGVMVGPGERYRRPETPWAPEVG, from the coding sequence ATGTTGGCGGACATGGACACGCCCGAGCGCACCCTCGCCTTCCGCATCGACCGTCCCGCGCCGGACCGGGCCGAGGCCGCCGCCCGCCGCGAAGCCGCCGTGGCCCGCATCCGCGCCGAGACCGGCATCGACGAGGCCATGATCGACGCCCTGGTCGAAGGCTTCTACGCCAAGGTGCGTGAGGATGACTTCATAGGTCCGATCTTCGCCGAGCGCATCGACGACTGGGGTCCGCACCTGGCGCAGATGAAGCTGTTCTGGTCGTCCGTGGCCCTGTCGACCGGCGTCTATCAGGGGCGGCCCATGCCGAAGCACCTGCCCCTGCCGATCGACGCCCGCCACTTCGATCACTGGCTGAAGCTGTTCGAGGCGACTGCGCATGAGCTGTGCCCGCCCGTCGCCGCCGAACACTTCGTCGTCCGCGCCCGCCGCATCGCCGAAAGCCTGGAACTGGGCGTCGCCAACGCCAACGGCGTGATGGTCGGTCCCGGCGAACGCTATCGACGACCGGAAACGCCGTGGGCGCCGGAAGTCGGCTAA
- a CDS encoding ABC-F family ATP-binding cassette domain-containing protein has protein sequence MTLNGVAARTPDGRGLFDNLTLAFGRERTAVVGRNGVGKTTLLRLVAGLAEPAEGSVTRIGSVGWLAQAQTPADDETIADTLDVAGSLAILHRVLAGNGSLDDMAEADWTLEERMRTALADVGLADLAPNRRTADLSGGEQTRLRLAGLKLAAPDLLVLDEPTNHLDAEARAMIADVVADWPGGVVLVSHDRALLRRVDRIVELSSLGGRVHGGGWDLFIERRDAERAAAERDLEQAERAIGRVQRETQMAQERQARRDRTGKAARANNSDPKILLDAQAQRAEESGARGQRLAERKRQAVEADLAQARERVERVRQLALSMPATGLPVGRLVLNLNEAVVTVEDDRRLLGPLCLRLTGPERVAVVGPNGAGKTTLLKLIAGLIEPSSGSVERPVRAALLDQQAAMLKADETLVEGWLRLNPQGTPNAARAALARFLFRNVQADRRVGELSGGERLRAALACVMTGAQPPQLLVLDEPTNHLDIDAVEAVEAALSAYDGALVVVSHDADFIQNLRVDRTIVLKSGQLQPSTTP, from the coding sequence GTGACGCTCAACGGCGTCGCGGCCCGCACGCCTGACGGCCGAGGCCTCTTCGACAATCTGACGCTCGCCTTCGGGCGCGAACGCACGGCCGTCGTGGGGCGCAACGGCGTGGGCAAGACCACGCTGCTGCGCCTTGTCGCCGGTCTGGCTGAGCCCGCCGAGGGTTCGGTCACGCGCATCGGAAGCGTCGGCTGGCTGGCGCAGGCCCAGACGCCGGCCGACGACGAAACCATCGCCGATACGCTGGACGTCGCCGGGTCTCTGGCGATTCTGCATCGCGTGCTGGCGGGCAACGGCTCGCTGGACGACATGGCGGAGGCGGACTGGACGCTGGAAGAGCGGATGCGGACCGCTCTGGCCGACGTGGGTCTGGCTGATCTGGCGCCCAACCGGCGCACGGCGGACCTGAGCGGCGGGGAGCAGACGCGCCTGCGCTTGGCGGGGCTGAAGCTGGCCGCGCCGGATCTGCTGGTTCTGGACGAGCCCACCAATCATCTGGACGCCGAGGCCCGCGCCATGATCGCCGATGTAGTGGCCGACTGGCCGGGCGGCGTGGTGCTGGTCAGTCACGACCGCGCCCTGTTGCGCCGCGTGGATCGCATCGTGGAGCTTTCCAGTCTGGGCGGGCGGGTGCATGGCGGCGGCTGGGACCTCTTTATCGAGCGCCGCGACGCCGAACGGGCCGCCGCTGAACGCGACCTGGAACAGGCCGAGCGCGCCATCGGCCGGGTGCAGCGCGAAACCCAGATGGCGCAGGAGCGTCAGGCCCGGCGCGATCGCACAGGCAAGGCGGCGCGCGCCAACAACTCCGATCCCAAGATCCTGCTCGACGCCCAGGCCCAACGCGCCGAGGAATCCGGCGCGCGCGGCCAGCGGCTGGCCGAACGCAAGCGTCAGGCCGTCGAGGCTGACCTGGCTCAGGCGCGTGAACGGGTCGAGCGGGTGCGACAACTGGCGCTGTCCATGCCCGCGACGGGTCTGCCTGTGGGCCGGCTGGTGCTGAATCTGAATGAGGCGGTTGTGACCGTCGAGGACGACCGTCGCCTGCTGGGACCGCTCTGCCTGCGTCTGACCGGGCCTGAGCGCGTCGCCGTCGTCGGCCCTAACGGCGCCGGCAAGACGACGCTGTTGAAGCTGATCGCGGGCTTGATCGAGCCCTCGTCGGGCAGCGTGGAACGGCCGGTTCGCGCCGCCCTGCTGGATCAGCAGGCGGCCATGCTGAAGGCTGACGAAACCCTGGTCGAGGGCTGGTTGCGGCTGAACCCGCAAGGGACCCCCAATGCGGCGCGGGCGGCGCTGGCGCGTTTTCTGTTTCGCAATGTGCAGGCGGATCGGCGCGTCGGCGAACTGTCAGGCGGAGAGCGGCTGCGCGCGGCACTGGCCTGCGTCATGACGGGCGCCCAGCCGCCGCAACTGCTGGTGCTGGACGAGCCGACCAACCATCTGGACATCGACGCCGTCGAGGCGGTGGAGGCGGCGCTCTCAGCCTATGACGGCGCCCTTGTGGTGGTCAGCCACGACGCTGATTTCATTCAGAACCTCCGCGTCGATCGGACCATCGTGCTGAAGTCAGGTCAGCTCCAGCCTTCGACCACGCCCTGA
- a CDS encoding EAL domain-containing protein: MTLTPRLLGLAFAAADALIEVDQHGVVRFALGSGAVAGQQTAAWVGHPFSERLSINSAAALQALLDGLSPGRRGPATEVLVDCGDGRMRRATLRAFALPDIAPARSCALSYEGEPFLVDGGPLEIGAPPPDAEGFLSHARATLAGGDADALQRLALAFIDLSGLEGVDPPTLQRIHSRIGATLSAASHDGASAGRLTTDRYALIRQADDQRDLANEMRMAGEAEGVALSAVASQAGLGRDSASALRAMRFAIEGCLKEGGLDQPELSFADSLQRTLADADRFRSIVRDREFALYYQPIVDLKTRAVHHFEALARFGKGSGPAAAIRMAEELALIDGFDLVVAEKAVRRLREPGGGLLKIAVNVSGASLANDAYVAALMKMTASAPEDRRRLMVEVTETAALADLAAADRRLGALRNAGIKVCIDDFGAGSASFDYLRGLSVDAVKIDGGLVRDIDIDARTRTMVAHLVELCGSLELETIAEMIETDEVADALRDLGVTHGQGWLFGRAEAEPRTVLNSPAIRGRRQGVVEGWS, encoded by the coding sequence ATGACCCTGACCCCTCGCCTGCTCGGACTGGCTTTCGCCGCCGCCGACGCCCTGATCGAAGTCGATCAACATGGGGTGGTTCGCTTTGCGCTCGGCTCAGGCGCTGTGGCGGGACAGCAGACGGCCGCCTGGGTCGGCCACCCCTTCAGCGAGCGCCTGTCGATCAACAGCGCCGCGGCGCTGCAGGCCCTGCTGGACGGCCTGAGCCCGGGTCGGCGAGGTCCCGCGACCGAGGTGCTGGTGGACTGCGGCGACGGCCGGATGCGTCGCGCGACCCTGCGCGCCTTCGCCCTGCCCGACATCGCCCCGGCCCGGTCGTGCGCCCTGTCCTATGAAGGCGAGCCTTTCCTCGTCGATGGGGGGCCGCTTGAGATCGGCGCCCCGCCGCCGGACGCTGAGGGCTTTCTGAGCCATGCCCGCGCGACCCTGGCCGGCGGAGATGCGGACGCCCTGCAGCGTCTGGCCTTGGCCTTTATCGATCTGAGCGGTCTAGAGGGCGTCGACCCGCCGACCCTGCAGCGAATCCACAGCCGTATCGGCGCAACGCTCAGCGCCGCGTCGCACGACGGGGCCAGCGCGGGCCGACTGACCACGGATCGCTACGCCTTGATCCGTCAGGCGGACGATCAACGCGACCTGGCCAATGAGATGCGGATGGCCGGTGAGGCGGAAGGCGTGGCCCTGAGCGCCGTCGCCAGCCAGGCCGGTTTGGGCCGGGACTCCGCCTCGGCGCTGCGCGCCATGCGGTTCGCCATCGAAGGCTGCTTGAAGGAAGGCGGGCTGGACCAGCCGGAGCTCTCCTTCGCCGATTCCCTGCAGCGCACGCTGGCGGACGCGGACCGTTTCCGCAGCATCGTGCGCGACCGGGAGTTCGCCCTCTACTATCAGCCGATCGTCGACCTGAAGACGCGAGCCGTGCACCATTTCGAGGCTCTGGCGCGCTTCGGCAAGGGATCGGGGCCCGCCGCCGCCATCCGCATGGCCGAGGAACTGGCCCTGATCGACGGCTTCGATCTGGTGGTGGCGGAAAAAGCCGTTCGACGGCTGCGCGAACCGGGCGGGGGTCTGTTGAAGATCGCCGTGAATGTGTCGGGCGCCTCGCTGGCCAACGACGCCTATGTCGCCGCCCTGATGAAGATGACCGCCTCAGCGCCCGAGGATCGGCGGCGTTTGATGGTCGAGGTGACGGAGACCGCCGCACTGGCCGATCTGGCGGCCGCCGACCGACGGCTCGGAGCCCTGCGCAACGCCGGGATCAAGGTCTGCATCGACGATTTCGGGGCGGGTTCGGCCTCCTTCGACTATCTGCGGGGCCTGTCGGTCGATGCGGTGAAGATCGACGGAGGTCTGGTGCGCGATATCGACATCGACGCCCGCACCCGCACGATGGTCGCCCATCTGGTCGAGCTTTGCGGCTCGCTGGAACTGGAGACCATCGCCGAGATGATCGAGACGGATGAGGTCGCCGACGCCCTGCGCGATCTGGGCGTCACCCACGGCCAGGGCTGGCTGTTCGGGCGGGCCGAGGCCGAACCGCGCACCGTGCTGAACAGCCCCGCGATCCGCGGGCGCCGTCAGGGCGTGGTCGAAGGCTGGAGCTGA
- a CDS encoding rod-binding protein: MGPLAASPDLLRDPASALPGQPKNLEGQNLQAMRRTAEAFEASFLSQMMKPMFEGLSTEAPFGGGAGEAAWRGFLVDAMAQQTVKSGGVGLADSVLAQMIKMQEQGA; the protein is encoded by the coding sequence ATGGGCCCCCTCGCCGCCTCTCCCGACCTGTTGCGCGATCCCGCCTCGGCCCTGCCCGGCCAGCCGAAGAACCTGGAAGGCCAGAATCTGCAAGCCATGCGCCGCACGGCGGAGGCCTTTGAGGCCAGCTTCCTGTCGCAGATGATGAAGCCGATGTTCGAGGGCCTGAGCACCGAGGCGCCGTTCGGCGGCGGCGCAGGCGAAGCCGCATGGCGCGGCTTTCTGGTGGACGCGATGGCGCAGCAGACCGTCAAGTCCGGCGGCGTCGGCTTGGCCGACAGCGTTCTGGCGCAGATGATCAAGATGCAGGAGCAAGGCGCATGA